A portion of the Sphaerochaeta pleomorpha str. Grapes genome contains these proteins:
- a CDS encoding peptidylprolyl isomerase: MIEGWRQILRDIRAALKLPVNGSNTHPGQNGDQRNPEQLAGGEPPVHGSDAQILEMTRTKKNIEDDSPQVSDLSEQQTNKMAESKIRAKGFSVSYTVKWWIVVMIVVLIGTSLLFGEKLFGKSAPAPGVVATFVGGQVTVGDIRKHIEELALNEPQLNEQLQTIEGYRAMVEEMVSDELVRQWSKTRDVKQEQDFRHVMEHIEEDINLGDIDAALHEKGMGVSEEDLQSYYDANREDFGELTLTQAKDDIRLFLQSQREGEFVKLYIDNLRTNASITSNLELLEVPEPSESDYLRFFSENEEKFQVPARIQVDEIRIPVGADIEAARNKASQILIRLRSGETLGAIGTTSGTSVKSGLIVNNGQNPPGYDEVLDNLDYKEFSEVFLAGESFYILRLISREPQRTLTLSEAKPAIRTIILPEIQDRWFDSKSDQTLLTVNGQRLTVGEFWQEFKELPTSFALEYQGIPGWKLLAERLIDRLLLLDDSSRQLTDSDDSIAIEEAQLDVLAQMMEQEEVDDLIEVTEQETKTYYEEIKEKLVRPPQSQIRFIMVDLGQSEEDSRRAWDRAKEAYELLVPGLFRDGSDFADVAREYSDDETTAEQGGLLEGWIGEGPDLFMETEVHSFHQSVMAIDVGEISRPFEWNGAIYIIQVTDRTEAEQLTFEEAKHFLDEDLRSQKHKELRDRLSSKLMERYDVEFYEKELKAAFDE; this comes from the coding sequence ATGATTGAAGGCTGGCGACAGATATTACGTGACATTAGGGCTGCTTTAAAATTGCCGGTAAATGGATCAAACACACATCCGGGACAGAACGGTGATCAACGGAACCCTGAGCAACTGGCGGGAGGAGAACCACCGGTCCATGGAAGTGATGCACAGATACTTGAGATGACACGTACGAAGAAGAATATTGAAGACGATTCGCCACAGGTGTCTGATCTGAGCGAACAGCAAACCAATAAGATGGCTGAAAGCAAGATTCGTGCAAAAGGGTTTTCCGTTAGCTATACAGTGAAGTGGTGGATTGTTGTGATGATCGTGGTGTTGATTGGCACTTCGCTGTTGTTCGGTGAGAAGTTGTTCGGCAAAAGCGCACCGGCTCCGGGAGTCGTAGCGACTTTTGTTGGGGGGCAAGTAACTGTTGGGGATATACGAAAGCACATCGAGGAACTTGCGCTGAATGAACCTCAACTGAACGAACAGCTGCAAACTATTGAAGGTTATCGTGCGATGGTTGAGGAAATGGTATCGGACGAGTTGGTGCGGCAATGGTCGAAGACACGTGATGTTAAGCAAGAACAAGATTTCCGCCATGTGATGGAGCACATCGAAGAGGACATCAACCTTGGAGATATCGATGCAGCTCTGCACGAGAAGGGGATGGGGGTGAGTGAGGAGGATCTCCAGTCGTATTACGATGCCAATCGGGAAGATTTTGGTGAACTGACACTTACCCAGGCAAAGGATGATATCCGGTTGTTCCTGCAATCACAGCGGGAAGGAGAATTTGTCAAGCTTTACATTGATAATTTGAGGACTAATGCCAGCATCACCAGTAATCTTGAGCTACTTGAAGTACCAGAACCTAGCGAGTCGGACTACCTCAGGTTTTTTTCCGAAAATGAGGAGAAATTTCAAGTACCAGCAAGGATACAGGTGGACGAAATCCGGATACCCGTTGGTGCTGATATCGAAGCGGCAAGGAACAAGGCTTCCCAAATTCTTATTCGTTTACGGTCAGGTGAGACCTTGGGTGCCATTGGTACGACATCGGGAACATCTGTAAAATCGGGGTTGATTGTGAACAATGGCCAGAACCCACCAGGTTACGATGAAGTTCTTGACAACTTGGATTACAAAGAGTTCAGTGAAGTGTTCCTGGCAGGAGAGTCCTTCTACATTCTTCGCCTGATCTCGAGAGAACCTCAGCGGACATTGACACTTTCCGAGGCTAAGCCAGCCATAAGGACTATTATTCTTCCGGAAATACAGGACCGATGGTTTGATTCAAAGAGCGATCAAACTTTGTTGACCGTTAATGGCCAACGACTGACTGTGGGAGAATTCTGGCAGGAATTCAAGGAACTCCCGACAAGTTTTGCATTGGAGTATCAAGGCATACCAGGGTGGAAACTCCTTGCTGAACGATTAATCGATCGTCTTTTGCTATTGGATGACAGTTCGAGGCAACTGACAGATTCCGATGATTCCATTGCCATTGAAGAAGCCCAACTCGATGTACTTGCCCAAATGATGGAGCAGGAAGAGGTTGACGATCTCATTGAGGTGACTGAACAAGAGACCAAGACATATTATGAGGAAATCAAGGAAAAGCTTGTAAGACCACCACAGTCCCAAATCCGATTCATCATGGTGGATTTAGGCCAGTCCGAAGAAGATTCTCGCCGTGCGTGGGATCGTGCAAAGGAAGCCTACGAATTGCTTGTTCCTGGTCTCTTCAGAGATGGTTCGGATTTTGCCGATGTTGCTCGGGAATATTCTGACGATGAGACCACCGCCGAGCAGGGCGGCCTGTTGGAGGGCTGGATTGGTGAAGGTCCTGATCTATTTATGGAAACGGAAGTCCATAGTTTCCACCAATCGGTTATGGCGATCGATGTTGGAGAAATCAGCCGACCGTTTGAATGGAATGGGGCTATCTATATCATTCAGGTTACGGACAGGACCGAAGCAGAACAACTTACATTTGAAGAAGCCAAACATTTCTTGGATGAGGATTTGCGTTCCCAGAAACATAAGGAGCTTCGCGATAGACTGTCTTCGAAGCTCATGGAGCGGTACGATGTCGAGTTCTATGAGAAAGAGCTGAAAGCGGCTTTCGATGAGTAA
- a CDS encoding ATP-binding protein, whose protein sequence is MMLSLRQRLIIWQMGFFVTALVSFAAISYSFLAVGMESGIDETLRERAEHVSEALQEVPNRGFDMIDSATDDFTQLGVYVQVLKPDGEVVARSYNIGPHSLPVDQAVIDQVLGGDTPYTTTTLNDQQIRLYYQPIIRDGIPVGVVQVGQSLQELTETLLRLKALYMIGIVVTLLLGTGISLFLLQLSLRPIVEISRTATFISESVDLKARLQYRNVGDEIGQLMHAFNLMMERLETVVDYQRRFIADTAHELRTPLATIRGNADLLVRFGQNAERRNLAIAGIKQETDRTTRLVTNLLLIAQADAGLVMVPTPLELDEILLSVYEQLIFLPGKTRVVLKRCDSTKVMGDKDRLKQVILNLVDNALRHTDPSGRVVLSLCSDERTAQLTVSDTGTGIAEADLPHIFDRYYKGSGKSSGSGLGLSIVKWFVAEHSGEVSVESRLGYGTTFTISLPTLREKE, encoded by the coding sequence ATGATGTTATCATTGCGTCAACGTTTGATTATATGGCAAATGGGGTTCTTTGTAACAGCACTGGTGTCATTTGCGGCCATTTCGTACAGCTTCCTAGCTGTAGGTATGGAATCTGGAATCGATGAAACATTGCGTGAAAGGGCAGAACATGTATCCGAAGCCCTTCAGGAGGTCCCAAACCGAGGATTTGATATGATAGATAGCGCAACTGACGACTTTACGCAGTTGGGGGTTTATGTCCAAGTTTTAAAACCCGATGGAGAAGTAGTTGCTCGCTCTTATAACATTGGACCGCACAGTCTCCCAGTCGACCAAGCTGTTATTGACCAAGTTCTCGGTGGCGATACACCCTACACAACGACTACTTTAAACGATCAACAGATTAGACTCTATTATCAGCCTATTATTCGGGATGGAATCCCAGTGGGTGTGGTACAAGTGGGTCAATCACTTCAGGAATTGACTGAAACGCTGTTGCGGTTGAAAGCTCTTTATATGATTGGGATTGTCGTAACCCTCCTACTGGGAACTGGAATCAGCTTGTTCTTGCTTCAACTGAGTCTACGGCCTATTGTGGAGATTTCACGAACTGCGACTTTTATCTCCGAATCCGTCGATCTGAAAGCAAGATTACAGTATCGAAATGTTGGTGACGAAATTGGGCAGCTTATGCATGCATTCAATCTGATGATGGAGCGACTGGAAACCGTAGTTGATTACCAGCGAAGATTCATCGCCGACACAGCTCATGAACTTCGAACGCCGTTGGCGACCATAAGGGGCAATGCCGATCTTCTGGTTCGCTTCGGACAAAATGCCGAGCGGAGGAATTTGGCTATTGCAGGTATTAAACAAGAGACTGACCGTACCACCCGTCTCGTGACAAACCTTCTTTTAATTGCCCAGGCGGATGCCGGTCTGGTAATGGTACCAACACCGCTCGAGTTGGATGAGATCCTTTTGAGTGTCTACGAACAACTAATTTTCTTGCCAGGCAAAACAAGGGTTGTTTTAAAGCGGTGTGATTCCACAAAAGTGATGGGCGACAAGGACAGACTCAAGCAAGTTATCCTAAATCTGGTTGATAATGCTCTTCGTCACACCGACCCTTCGGGTAGGGTGGTTTTGTCTTTGTGTTCCGATGAAAGGACGGCCCAACTCACCGTGAGTGATACTGGAACAGGCATCGCTGAAGCCGATTTGCCACACATCTTCGACCGATATTACAAAGGTTCCGGTAAATCGTCGGGCTCCGGGTTGGGGCTTTCGATTGTCAAGTGGTTTGTCGCCGAACACTCTGGTGAAGTAAGCGTTGAGAGTAGGTTGGGGTATGGGACAACCTTCACCATTAGCTTGCCTACCTTGAGGGAGAAGGAATAG
- a CDS encoding response regulator transcription factor, translating into MSTRKNLKARGTVPSILVIDDEVAFADYLCRGLSYEGYKVTAAQNAEEGWDLILLSNPDLVILDVGLPDVDGISLCRSLRLERHQMPILMLTARINVSDRVLGLNAGADDYLPKPFAFDELIARISALLRRTGANGDQLCLGDLSLYSQERRIRRNDITISLTPKEFELLYLLFQHPRQIVPRETILSHVWGFEYEPESNVVEVYIRRLRKKLGPPNMIETAHGLGYILREPDRV; encoded by the coding sequence ATGTCAACGCGGAAAAATTTGAAAGCCCGAGGAACAGTTCCAAGCATATTGGTGATAGATGATGAAGTTGCATTCGCGGACTACTTGTGTCGAGGCCTGAGTTATGAAGGATACAAAGTAACGGCTGCGCAGAATGCTGAGGAGGGTTGGGATCTGATCTTGCTTAGTAATCCAGACCTTGTGATTCTCGACGTTGGATTGCCGGACGTGGATGGAATAAGTTTATGCCGTTCCCTTCGGCTTGAAAGACACCAAATGCCCATTTTAATGCTTACCGCACGTATCAATGTATCTGATCGTGTATTGGGCTTGAATGCAGGCGCAGATGACTATTTACCGAAACCGTTTGCGTTTGATGAACTTATTGCAAGAATTTCAGCTCTGCTTCGCAGGACAGGTGCCAACGGCGATCAACTATGTCTTGGTGATTTGAGCCTTTATTCCCAAGAGAGAAGAATTCGAAGAAATGACATCACCATTTCACTGACACCAAAGGAGTTTGAACTGTTATACTTGCTCTTTCAACACCCCCGGCAGATTGTCCCCAGAGAGACAATATTATCTCATGTTTGGGGATTTGAGTATGAGCCGGAATCGAACGTCGTTGAGGTTTACATTCGCAGGCTTAGAAAAAAACTTGGCCCTCCGAATATGATAGAGACAGCTCACGGTCTTGGCTATATCTTACGGGAACCCGACCGAGTATGA
- the hflK gene encoding FtsH protease activity modulator HflK: MNDRHSKNDSSPEFEADSKQVAEDMNANKSEPVLNRLRQVIHRVRGMVRKGFESQEDGLSPLDDVKSAFKHLDLRFIVMAAILLIILVYILSGVYTVQPGEIGVVQRFGRVIATNVPAGLHYRLPWPIESETVVNIAQVRRESVGVSESEEHPLHLDGPRKLQVLSGDTNIIDFEVIVQYQINDPVAYLFNIDYPAYQLVRDSVRSAVAGLSGRSAVDDILTTARQQLQNDVRDKAQSVLDGYDSGIRIISTSFQKAYPPEVVADAFRDVSSAREDKDKMVNDAEGYRNSVVPQARGEAKSILSQAKSAAQAQKDKAAGAAQSFNAVLAQYRTNSKIFGEDVTKFRLYLEKMEKVLPKVNTYVVPPSEKIDLRILNGSRTSTFPPKLDR; the protein is encoded by the coding sequence ATGAATGACAGACATTCGAAAAACGATTCTTCGCCGGAATTCGAAGCAGATTCGAAACAGGTTGCAGAGGACATGAACGCAAATAAATCCGAACCAGTCTTGAATAGGTTGCGTCAGGTTATCCATCGTGTTCGTGGAATGGTGAGGAAGGGATTTGAATCACAGGAAGACGGATTGTCACCATTGGACGATGTGAAGAGTGCGTTTAAACATCTGGACCTTAGATTCATTGTAATGGCAGCAATATTGCTGATCATTCTAGTTTACATACTATCAGGCGTATACACTGTCCAACCTGGAGAAATAGGAGTGGTTCAACGGTTTGGCCGGGTGATCGCGACAAATGTGCCCGCCGGTTTGCATTATCGTTTACCATGGCCCATTGAGTCTGAAACAGTTGTGAATATCGCACAGGTTCGCCGAGAGAGCGTGGGAGTATCGGAATCAGAGGAACATCCGCTTCACCTTGATGGTCCTCGAAAACTGCAGGTTTTAAGTGGAGACACGAACATCATCGACTTTGAGGTAATTGTCCAGTATCAAATCAATGATCCTGTTGCTTATCTGTTCAATATCGACTATCCCGCGTACCAGTTGGTCAGGGATAGTGTTCGATCGGCGGTCGCTGGTCTCAGCGGGCGATCAGCAGTGGACGATATCTTGACAACTGCAAGACAGCAATTGCAGAACGATGTGCGTGATAAGGCTCAATCCGTGCTTGACGGATATGATAGCGGCATTCGCATCATCAGCACGAGTTTCCAGAAGGCATATCCCCCAGAAGTTGTAGCCGACGCGTTTCGTGATGTCTCGAGTGCAAGAGAAGACAAGGATAAGATGGTAAACGACGCTGAGGGGTACCGCAACAGTGTGGTCCCACAAGCAAGGGGCGAGGCGAAGAGCATCCTGTCCCAAGCAAAAAGCGCGGCACAAGCTCAAAAAGATAAAGCCGCAGGTGCTGCCCAGAGTTTTAATGCCGTACTGGCTCAATATCGTACGAACAGCAAGATTTTTGGAGAGGATGTGACCAAATTCCGATTGTATCTGGAGAAGATGGAGAAGGTTCTGCCCAAGGTGAACACGTATGTTGTTCCGCCATCCGAGAAAATTGATCTGCGTATTCTGAATGGAAGTAGAACGTCAACCTTTCCACCAAAACTGGACAGATGA